In the Pseudothauera hydrothermalis genome, one interval contains:
- the aceF gene encoding dihydrolipoyllysine-residue acetyltransferase, whose amino-acid sequence MSQLIEVKVPDIGDFADVPVIELFVKVGDTIKVDDPVCTLESDKATMDVPSSAAGVIREVLVKVGDKVSEGSVLVKVEAEAAATAASAPVAPHPTAPAPLAAAATESAAPAPAGGLVEVVVPDIGDFSDVPVIELFVKAGDRIQVDDPVCTLESDKATMDVPASAAGVIREVLVKVGDKVSKGSLLLKVDTGAATATASSAAVASPPAPSAPVAAAAPAPMPAAAPTPAAPSAVKLGGKVHASPSVRAYARELGVDLAQVKATGPKNRILKEDVTAFVKGAMTSGVVPGRTPAAPAGASLGGGLDLLPWPKVDFAKFGQIEVKPLSRIKKISGQNLARNWVMIPAVTYHEDADITDLEAFRVQVNKENEKSGRKLTMLAFIIKASVRALQEFPEFNSSLDGDNLVYKKYYNIAFAADTPNGLVVPVVKDADKKSVFEIAAETAELAKKARDGKLGPADMSGACFTISSLGGIGGTYFAPIINAPEVAILGVNKSVMKPVWDGKQFVPRLILPMSLTADHRVIDGALATRFNVYLAQLLADFRRVML is encoded by the coding sequence ATGAGCCAGTTGATTGAAGTGAAGGTTCCGGACATCGGCGACTTCGCGGATGTGCCGGTGATCGAGCTGTTCGTCAAGGTGGGCGACACCATCAAGGTCGATGACCCGGTGTGCACATTGGAATCCGACAAGGCCACCATGGATGTGCCCTCGTCGGCTGCCGGGGTGATCCGCGAAGTGCTGGTCAAGGTCGGCGACAAGGTGTCCGAAGGCAGCGTGCTCGTCAAAGTCGAGGCCGAAGCCGCCGCAACGGCCGCCTCCGCCCCCGTCGCGCCCCATCCGACAGCCCCCGCGCCGCTGGCCGCTGCAGCCACGGAAAGCGCCGCGCCGGCGCCAGCCGGCGGCCTGGTCGAGGTGGTGGTGCCGGACATCGGCGACTTCTCCGACGTGCCGGTAATCGAACTGTTCGTAAAGGCCGGCGACCGCATCCAGGTCGATGATCCGGTGTGCACCCTGGAATCCGACAAGGCCACCATGGATGTGCCCGCGTCGGCTGCCGGGGTGATCCGCGAGGTGCTGGTCAAGGTCGGCGACAAGGTGTCGAAGGGCAGCCTGCTGCTGAAGGTCGACACCGGCGCCGCCACGGCGACCGCTTCATCCGCAGCGGTAGCGTCGCCACCCGCACCCAGCGCGCCGGTGGCAGCGGCCGCCCCGGCTCCGATGCCGGCCGCCGCACCGACCCCGGCGGCCCCGTCGGCGGTGAAGCTCGGCGGCAAGGTACACGCCAGCCCCTCGGTGCGCGCCTATGCCCGCGAGCTGGGCGTGGATCTGGCCCAGGTCAAGGCCACCGGGCCGAAGAACCGCATCCTGAAGGAAGACGTGACCGCCTTCGTCAAGGGCGCGATGACCAGCGGCGTGGTGCCGGGCCGCACGCCGGCTGCGCCAGCCGGCGCCAGCCTCGGCGGCGGCCTGGATCTACTGCCCTGGCCGAAGGTCGACTTCGCCAAGTTCGGCCAGATCGAGGTCAAACCCTTGAGCCGGATCAAGAAGATCTCCGGCCAGAACCTGGCGCGCAACTGGGTGATGATCCCGGCGGTGACCTATCACGAGGATGCCGACATCACCGACCTGGAAGCCTTCCGGGTGCAGGTGAACAAGGAAAACGAGAAGTCCGGCAGAAAGCTCACCATGCTTGCCTTCATCATCAAGGCCTCGGTGCGCGCGCTGCAGGAATTCCCCGAGTTCAACAGCAGCCTCGATGGCGACAACCTGGTCTACAAGAAGTACTACAACATCGCCTTCGCCGCCGACACGCCCAATGGCCTGGTGGTGCCGGTGGTCAAGGACGCCGACAAAAAGAGCGTGTTCGAGATCGCCGCCGAGACCGCCGAGCTGGCCAAGAAAGCGCGCGACGGCAAGCTCGGCCCGGCCGACATGTCCGGCGCCTGCTTCACGATTTCGTCTTTGGGCGGCATCGGCGGCACCTATTTCGCGCCGATCATCAACGCGCCGGAAGTCGCGATCCTCGGGGTCAACAAGTCGGTCATGAAGCCGGTGTGGGACGGCAAGCAATTCGTGCCGCGGCTGATCCTGCCGATGTCGCTGACCGCGGATCACCGGGTCATCGACGGCGCGCTGGCCACCCGCTTCAATGTGTATCTGGCGCAACTTTTGGCCGACTTCCGTCGGGTCATGCTGTAA
- the lpdA gene encoding dihydrolipoyl dehydrogenase, with amino-acid sequence MSQIVDIKVPDIGDFSDVPIIELFVKPGDRIAVDDAVCTLESDKATMDVPASAAGVVREVLVKVGDKVSEGTVLLKVEAAAGAEAPAATPAPAAPPAPVSAPSAAAHAGGADAEYDLVVLGGGPGGYSAAFRAADLGLKTAIIERYATLGGVCLNVGCIPSKALLYVAAVIEEAEHAAAAGIGFAKPTVDIDALRKHKDGVVGKLTAGLAGMAKGRKVEVIRGYGHFLDPHHLEVEETTGSSQDKTGAKKVVRFKRCIIAAGSAAVHLPFLPRDARIVDSTGALELRQVPEKMLVIGGGIIGLEMATVYSTLGARIDVVEMTDGLMQGPDRDAVKVWEKHNAHRFDRIMLKTKTVAVEAKDDGLWVKFEGDNAPSEPVRYDLILQSAGRTPNGKKIGADKAGVIVNERGFIPVDAQMRTNVPHIFAIGDIVGQPMLAHKAVHEGHVAAEVAAGEALGKPELARAAFDATVIPGVAYTHPEVAWVGYTEAQAKAEGKKVEVAKFPWAASGRAIANGAEYGFTKLIFDAETHRVIGGSIVGPSAGDMIGEVCLAIEMGADAVDIGKTIHPHPTLGETIGMAAEVAHGSCTDLPPARKK; translated from the coding sequence ATGAGCCAGATAGTCGACATCAAGGTGCCGGACATCGGGGATTTCTCGGATGTGCCGATCATCGAACTGTTCGTCAAACCCGGCGACCGCATCGCGGTCGATGACGCGGTGTGCACGCTGGAATCCGACAAGGCGACGATGGACGTGCCCGCCTCGGCCGCCGGTGTGGTCCGCGAGGTGCTGGTCAAAGTCGGCGACAAGGTCAGCGAAGGCACGGTGCTCTTGAAGGTTGAAGCGGCAGCCGGCGCAGAAGCGCCTGCCGCAACCCCTGCCCCGGCTGCGCCCCCCGCGCCGGTGAGCGCCCCGTCGGCCGCCGCGCACGCCGGTGGCGCGGATGCCGAATACGACCTGGTGGTGCTCGGCGGCGGTCCGGGTGGCTATTCGGCGGCCTTCCGCGCCGCCGACCTGGGCCTCAAGACCGCGATCATCGAGCGCTACGCCACGCTCGGTGGCGTGTGCCTGAACGTCGGCTGCATCCCTTCAAAGGCGCTGCTCTATGTCGCGGCAGTGATCGAGGAAGCCGAACATGCCGCGGCGGCCGGCATCGGCTTTGCCAAACCCACGGTGGACATCGACGCATTGCGCAAACACAAGGACGGCGTGGTCGGCAAGCTGACCGCTGGTCTTGCCGGCATGGCCAAGGGCCGCAAGGTCGAGGTGATCCGTGGCTATGGCCATTTCCTCGATCCGCATCATCTGGAAGTCGAAGAAACCACCGGCAGCAGCCAGGACAAGACCGGCGCGAAGAAGGTCGTGCGCTTCAAGCGGTGCATCATCGCCGCGGGCAGCGCCGCGGTGCATCTGCCCTTCCTGCCGCGCGATGCGCGCATCGTCGATTCGACCGGCGCACTCGAATTGCGCCAGGTGCCGGAAAAGATGCTGGTGATCGGCGGCGGCATCATCGGCCTGGAGATGGCCACGGTGTATTCCACGCTGGGCGCGCGCATCGACGTGGTCGAGATGACGGACGGCCTGATGCAGGGGCCGGACCGCGACGCGGTCAAAGTGTGGGAAAAACACAACGCCCACCGCTTCGACCGGATCATGCTCAAGACCAAGACCGTCGCGGTCGAGGCCAAGGACGACGGGCTGTGGGTGAAGTTCGAAGGCGACAACGCGCCTTCTGAACCCGTGCGCTACGACCTGATCCTGCAATCGGCCGGCCGCACGCCCAACGGCAAAAAGATCGGCGCCGACAAGGCCGGCGTGATCGTCAATGAGCGCGGCTTCATCCCAGTCGATGCGCAGATGCGCACCAATGTGCCGCACATCTTCGCCATCGGCGACATCGTCGGCCAGCCGATGCTGGCGCACAAGGCGGTGCATGAGGGGCATGTGGCGGCCGAAGTGGCGGCCGGCGAGGCACTCGGCAAGCCGGAGCTTGCCCGGGCGGCCTTCGACGCCACGGTGATCCCCGGCGTGGCCTACACCCATCCGGAGGTGGCCTGGGTCGGCTACACCGAGGCGCAGGCCAAGGCCGAAGGCAAGAAGGTCGAGGTGGCGAAATTCCCGTGGGCGGCTTCGGGGCGCGCAATCGCCAATGGCGCCGAGTATGGCTTCACCAAGCTGATCTTCGACGCCGAGACCCACCGGGTGATCGGCGGCAGCATCGTCGGCCCGTCGGCCGGCGACATGATCGGCGAGGTCTGCCTGGCAATCGAAATGGGCGCCGATGCGGTGGATATCGGCAAGACCATCCATCCGCACCCGACGCTGGGAGAGACCATCGGCATGGCCGCCGAAGTGGCGCATGGCAGCTGCACCGACCTGCCGCCCGCGCGCAAAAAATAA
- a CDS encoding phasin family protein has translation MITTPEKLAASNKATIESLLGVSAAAMASAERLAALNLNTARAMIEDSMAHLKALTEAKDPQAFVTLQTSLVQPGAEKLVAYYRGVYEIASQSQEEITKLLESHFAELNNTMNAVLDEAAKSAPAGSDVAVSAAKSALAAANSAYDSVSKAARQVVDIAEANINAATSAAIKAVGSTAAKPARKSA, from the coding sequence ATGATCACCACCCCCGAAAAACTCGCCGCAAGCAACAAAGCCACTATTGAATCCTTGCTGGGCGTCAGCGCCGCCGCCATGGCCTCTGCCGAACGTCTGGCAGCGCTGAACCTCAACACCGCCCGCGCCATGATCGAAGACAGCATGGCCCACCTCAAGGCATTGACCGAAGCCAAGGATCCGCAAGCCTTTGTCACCCTGCAAACCTCGCTCGTTCAACCCGGTGCCGAAAAGCTGGTGGCCTACTACCGCGGCGTTTATGAAATCGCGTCGCAAAGCCAGGAAGAGATCACCAAGCTGCTCGAATCCCATTTTGCCGAGCTGAACAACACGATGAATGCCGTGCTGGACGAGGCCGCCAAGTCCGCTCCGGCCGGTTCCGACGTAGCCGTCTCCGCAGCCAAGAGCGCGCTCGCCGCCGCCAACTCCGCCTATGACAGCGTCAGCAAGGCGGCACGCCAGGTGGTGGATATCGCCGAAGCCAACATCAACGCCGCAACCAGCGCGGCCATCAAGGCCGTCGGCAGCACTGCTGCCAAGCCGGCCCGCAAATCCGCTTGA
- a CDS encoding aminotransferase class V-fold PLP-dependent enzyme, with product MPGLLPDVDPDGLLEYSVVYTDRSLNHMSRAFQGVMCDLSALLKKVYRAQAVAIVPGSGTFAMEAVARQFATGRNTLVIRNGWFSYRWTQIFDMGGIPAASVVLKARPTSDQPQAPFIPPPIDEVVAAIREHRPEVVFAPHVETSAGMILPDAYLRAVADAVHAVGGLFVLDCIASGAIWVDMEATGVDILISAPQKGWSSSPCCGLVMLGEAARARIDATDSTSFACDLKKWLQIMAAFESGGHAYHATMPTDGLRRLRDSMLETEQRGFETMRAAQEALGARVRGLLEAHGFPSVAAEGFKAPGVVVSYTDDEAIKSGAAFAAAGLQTAAGVPLQCDEPADFKTFRIGLFGLDKLNDIDGTVMRLQRALEALRPALRAH from the coding sequence ATGCCCGGCCTGCTGCCCGATGTCGATCCCGATGGCCTGCTCGAATACTCGGTGGTCTATACCGACCGCTCGCTGAACCACATGTCGCGCGCCTTCCAGGGCGTGATGTGCGATCTGTCGGCGTTATTGAAGAAGGTCTATCGCGCCCAGGCGGTGGCCATCGTGCCCGGCAGCGGTACTTTTGCCATGGAGGCGGTTGCACGCCAGTTCGCCACTGGACGCAACACACTGGTGATCCGCAATGGCTGGTTCAGCTATCGGTGGACCCAGATTTTCGACATGGGCGGCATTCCAGCCGCATCGGTGGTGCTCAAAGCGCGGCCGACGAGCGACCAGCCTCAGGCGCCGTTTATCCCACCGCCGATCGACGAAGTCGTCGCCGCGATCCGTGAGCACCGCCCTGAAGTGGTCTTTGCGCCTCATGTGGAAACCTCCGCCGGCATGATCCTGCCCGACGCCTATTTGCGTGCAGTGGCCGACGCGGTGCATGCCGTGGGCGGCCTGTTCGTGCTCGACTGCATCGCCTCCGGTGCGATCTGGGTGGACATGGAGGCGACCGGCGTCGACATCCTGATCAGCGCGCCGCAAAAAGGCTGGAGCAGCTCGCCCTGCTGTGGCCTGGTGATGCTGGGCGAAGCCGCGCGCGCACGGATCGATGCCACCGACAGCACCAGTTTCGCCTGTGACCTGAAAAAGTGGTTGCAGATCATGGCCGCCTTTGAAAGCGGCGGCCACGCCTACCACGCCACCATGCCCACCGACGGCCTACGCCGGCTGCGCGACAGCATGCTGGAGACCGAACAGCGCGGCTTCGAAACGATGCGCGCCGCGCAAGAAGCGCTCGGCGCCCGGGTGCGCGGGCTACTGGAAGCACACGGTTTTCCCAGCGTGGCCGCTGAAGGCTTCAAGGCACCGGGGGTGGTGGTGAGCTACACCGACGATGAGGCCATCAAAAGCGGCGCGGCTTTCGCTGCCGCCGGGCTGCAGACTGCGGCCGGCGTGCCGCTGCAATGCGACGAGCCGGCGGATTTCAAAACTTTCCGGATCGGCTTGTTTGGCCTGGACAAGCTCAACGATATCGACGGTACGGTCATGCGGCTGCAGCGTGCGCTGGAGGCGCTGCGCCCCGCTTTGCGCGCGCACTGA